In one window of Syngnathus typhle isolate RoL2023-S1 ecotype Sweden linkage group LG7, RoL_Styp_1.0, whole genome shotgun sequence DNA:
- the LOC133156510 gene encoding TBC1 domain family member 15-like isoform X4, producing the protein MAAESSAKVLFEQEGVFMHPCCDEEDKEEDFLVCGSLRIVEKDADVMLEFTPLEDSVDPSHILCAAKDSSSVMEWAQCGSRCPGEPGRRPVENQPSYEAEWDLINATSFKKKSCAAGEGSATGGHERGGRFFSVSLGQLAAVTLQEDPCGDVPSLLFTLKGYSSLPPLHFHQGGSRELLDSLRRVVALSECAEDESRLLISSPDKVLSQSFENLLEDNNFGLVQKFRKDPYVTTLGRFSKVTNYIFDAFRGTEEQHQRPPEEVAHLLGEIIPGLEINQQEEPGFEVVTRVDLGTRPQVSRSAPVSADAWNGHQDQDGRLMQVARLQESIFRGGLCHGVRKEAWKFLLGYFPWNSTLDERKSLQRSKTIGWPPVQAVPATRAGSDSGRLPRRCLETHVTAYAARCRRDEYFRMKLQWKSVSEEQERRNCRLRDYRSLIEKDVNRTDRSNRFFEGLDTPGLVLLHDVLMTYCMYDFDLGYVQGMSDLLSPIVFVMENEVDAFWCFVSFMEHMNFEEQMQGMKTQLIQLSTLLRLLDPSFCNYLESQDSGYLYFCFRWLLIRFKREFSFHDVLRLWEVMWTGLPCHNFHLLLCCAILDSEKSKIMEEKFGFNEILKHVNELSMKLDVEDILQKAESIWLQINQCQCVCVWPPVRPQGLPQAVLNILASDSEARGCRGSNQRAASSAAPMAGALHRDKRACATSSGHLRAMNSQNLSKVAFMS; encoded by the exons ATGGCGGCCGAGTCTTCTGCTAAG GTTCTATTTGAGCAAGAAGGAGTTTTTATGCATCCCTGTTGTGATGAAGAAGACAAGGAAGAAGATTTTCTTGTTTGTGGTTCACTTCGAATAGTTGAGAAG GATGCGGACGTCATGTTGGAGTTCACGCCTCTTGAGGATTCCGTGGACCCGTCGCACATTTTATGCGCTGCCAAG GACTCCAGCTCGGTCATGGAGTGGGCCCAATGCGGCAGCCGGTGTCCGGGCGAGCCGGGTCGGCGGCCTGTGGAGAACCAGCCGAGCTATGAGGCCGAGTGGGACCTGATTAACGCCACGTCTTTCAAGAAGAAGTCCTGCGCTGCAGGCGAGG GTTCCGCGACGGGCGGTCACGAGCGCGGCGGACGCTTCTTCTCGGTCAGCCTCGGTCAGCTCGCAGCCGTCACGCTCCAGGAGGACCCGTGCGGCGATGTGCCCTCGCTGCTCTTCACACTGAAGGGATATTCATCGCTGCCACCTTTACACTTCCACCAGGGCGGCAGCAGAGAGCTGCTGGACAGCCTGAGGAGAGTCGTCGCGCTCAGCGA GTGCGCGGAGGACGAGTCTCGTCTGCTGATCAGCTCTCCCGACAAAGTTCTGAGTCAGTCCTTTGAGAATCTGCTGGAGGATAACAACTTCGGCCTGGTCCAG AAGTTTCGCAAGGACCCCTACGTGACCACCCTGGGCCGCTTCTCCAAAGTCACCAACTACATTTTCGATGCCTTCCGTGGCACGGAGGAGCAGCACCAGCGCCCCCCGGAGGAGGTGGCCCATCTACTGGGGGAGATCATCCCGGGCCTGGAGATCAACCAGCAGGAGGAGCCTGGCTTTGAGGTGGTCACCAGG GTGGACCTGGGGACGCGACCGCAGGTGTCACGGAGCGCTCCCGTGTCTGCCGACGCGTGGAATGGACATCAGGACCAGGACGGTCGCTTGATGCAAGTGGCCCGGCTCCAAGAGTCCATCTTCAGAGGG GGTCTGTGCCACGGGGTGAGGAAAGAAGCCTGGAAGTTTCTTTTAGGCTATTTTCCCTGGAACAGCACTCTGGATGAGAGGAAAAGTCTGCAGAGAAGCAAAAC GATTGGTTGGCCGCCGGTCCAGGCCGTGCCCGCGACTCGGGCCGGAAGTGACTCCGGCCGGCTCCCTCGCCGCTGTCTGGAAACGCACGTGACCGCGTATGCCGCTCGCTGCCGCAGGGATGAATATTTCCGCATGAAGCTGCAGTGGAAGTCGGTGAGCGAAGAGCAGGAGAGAAGAAATTGCCGGCTTCGAGACTACAGGAGTCTGATCG AGAAAGATGTCAACCGCACGGACAGAAGCAACCGGTTCTTCGAGGGGCTGGACACGCCGGGTCTGGTCCTCCTGCACGACGTGCTCATGACGTACTGCATGTACGACTTTGACCTGG GTTATGTGCAGGGCATGAGCGACCTTCTGTCACCCATTGTCTTTGTCATGGAGAACGAGGTGGACGCCTTCTGGTGCTTCGTCTCCTTCATGGAGCACATG AACTTTGAGGAGCAAATGCAGGGAATGAAGACTCAGCTGATCCAGCTCAGTACGCTGCTCAGGCTGCTGGATCCGTCCTTCTGCAACTATCTGG AATCTCAGGATTCCGGTTATCTTTATTTCTGCTTCCGCTGGCTGCTCATCCGCTTCAAGAGGGAATTCTCCTTCCACGACGTCCTCAGGCTGTGGGAG GTCATGTGGACGGGGCTGCCTTGTCACAACTTCCATCTCTTGCTCTGCTGTGCCATTCTGGACTCAGAGAAGAGCAAAATCATGGAGGAAAAGTTTGGCTTCAACGAAATCCTCAAA CATGTGAACGAGCTTTCCATGAAGCTGGACGTGGAAGATATCCTTCAGAAGGCTGAAAGCATCTGGTTGCAGATCAACCAGTGTCAG tgtgtgtgtgtgtggcccccGGTGCGTCCTCAGGGCCTGCCTCAGGCCGTGCTCAACATCCTGGCGTCGGACTCTGAAGCTCGCGGTTGCCGCGGCTCCAACCAGCGCGCGGCGTCCTCGGCCGCGCCCATGGCGGGAGCCTTGCATCGAGACAAACGTGCCTGCGCCACCTCCAGCGGACACTTGCGAGCCATGAACTCTCAGAATCTCAGCAAAGTGGCCTTCATGTCCTAG
- the LOC133156510 gene encoding TBC1 domain family member 15-like isoform X1: MAAESSAKVLFEQEGVFMHPCCDEEDKEEDFLVCGSLRIVEKDADVMLEFTPLEDSVDPSHILCAAKDSSSVMEWAQCGSRCPGEPGRRPVENQPSYEAEWDLINATSFKKKSCAAGEGSATGGHERGGRFFSVSLGQLAAVTLQEDPCGDVPSLLFTLKGYSSLPPLHFHQGGSRELLDSLRRVVALSECAEDESRLLISSPDKVLSQSFENLLEDNNFGLVQKFRKDPYVTTLGRFSKVTNYIFDAFRGTEEQHQRPPEEVAHLLGEIIPGLEINQQEEPGFEVVTRVDLGTRPQVSRSAPVSADAWNGHQDQDGRLMQVARLQESIFRGGLCHGVRKEAWKFLLGYFPWNSTLDERKSLQRSKTIGWPPVQAVPATRAGSDSGRLPRRCLETHVTAYAARCRRDEYFRMKLQWKSVSEEQERRNCRLRDYRSLIEKDVNRTDRSNRFFEGLDTPGLVLLHDVLMTYCMYDFDLGYVQGMSDLLSPIVFVMENEVDAFWCFVSFMEHMHQNFEEQMQGMKTQLIQLSTLLRLLDPSFCNYLESQDSGYLYFCFRWLLIRFKREFSFHDVLRLWEVMWTGLPCHNFHLLLCCAILDSEKSKIMEEKFGFNEILKHVNELSMKLDVEDILQKAESIWLQINQCQCVCVWPPVRPQGLPQAVLNILASDSEARGCRGSNQRAASSAAPMAGALHRDKRACATSSGHLRAMNSQNLSKVAFMS; this comes from the exons ATGGCGGCCGAGTCTTCTGCTAAG GTTCTATTTGAGCAAGAAGGAGTTTTTATGCATCCCTGTTGTGATGAAGAAGACAAGGAAGAAGATTTTCTTGTTTGTGGTTCACTTCGAATAGTTGAGAAG GATGCGGACGTCATGTTGGAGTTCACGCCTCTTGAGGATTCCGTGGACCCGTCGCACATTTTATGCGCTGCCAAG GACTCCAGCTCGGTCATGGAGTGGGCCCAATGCGGCAGCCGGTGTCCGGGCGAGCCGGGTCGGCGGCCTGTGGAGAACCAGCCGAGCTATGAGGCCGAGTGGGACCTGATTAACGCCACGTCTTTCAAGAAGAAGTCCTGCGCTGCAGGCGAGG GTTCCGCGACGGGCGGTCACGAGCGCGGCGGACGCTTCTTCTCGGTCAGCCTCGGTCAGCTCGCAGCCGTCACGCTCCAGGAGGACCCGTGCGGCGATGTGCCCTCGCTGCTCTTCACACTGAAGGGATATTCATCGCTGCCACCTTTACACTTCCACCAGGGCGGCAGCAGAGAGCTGCTGGACAGCCTGAGGAGAGTCGTCGCGCTCAGCGA GTGCGCGGAGGACGAGTCTCGTCTGCTGATCAGCTCTCCCGACAAAGTTCTGAGTCAGTCCTTTGAGAATCTGCTGGAGGATAACAACTTCGGCCTGGTCCAG AAGTTTCGCAAGGACCCCTACGTGACCACCCTGGGCCGCTTCTCCAAAGTCACCAACTACATTTTCGATGCCTTCCGTGGCACGGAGGAGCAGCACCAGCGCCCCCCGGAGGAGGTGGCCCATCTACTGGGGGAGATCATCCCGGGCCTGGAGATCAACCAGCAGGAGGAGCCTGGCTTTGAGGTGGTCACCAGG GTGGACCTGGGGACGCGACCGCAGGTGTCACGGAGCGCTCCCGTGTCTGCCGACGCGTGGAATGGACATCAGGACCAGGACGGTCGCTTGATGCAAGTGGCCCGGCTCCAAGAGTCCATCTTCAGAGGG GGTCTGTGCCACGGGGTGAGGAAAGAAGCCTGGAAGTTTCTTTTAGGCTATTTTCCCTGGAACAGCACTCTGGATGAGAGGAAAAGTCTGCAGAGAAGCAAAAC GATTGGTTGGCCGCCGGTCCAGGCCGTGCCCGCGACTCGGGCCGGAAGTGACTCCGGCCGGCTCCCTCGCCGCTGTCTGGAAACGCACGTGACCGCGTATGCCGCTCGCTGCCGCAGGGATGAATATTTCCGCATGAAGCTGCAGTGGAAGTCGGTGAGCGAAGAGCAGGAGAGAAGAAATTGCCGGCTTCGAGACTACAGGAGTCTGATCG AGAAAGATGTCAACCGCACGGACAGAAGCAACCGGTTCTTCGAGGGGCTGGACACGCCGGGTCTGGTCCTCCTGCACGACGTGCTCATGACGTACTGCATGTACGACTTTGACCTGG GTTATGTGCAGGGCATGAGCGACCTTCTGTCACCCATTGTCTTTGTCATGGAGAACGAGGTGGACGCCTTCTGGTGCTTCGTCTCCTTCATGGAGCACATG CACCAGAACTTTGAGGAGCAAATGCAGGGAATGAAGACTCAGCTGATCCAGCTCAGTACGCTGCTCAGGCTGCTGGATCCGTCCTTCTGCAACTATCTGG AATCTCAGGATTCCGGTTATCTTTATTTCTGCTTCCGCTGGCTGCTCATCCGCTTCAAGAGGGAATTCTCCTTCCACGACGTCCTCAGGCTGTGGGAG GTCATGTGGACGGGGCTGCCTTGTCACAACTTCCATCTCTTGCTCTGCTGTGCCATTCTGGACTCAGAGAAGAGCAAAATCATGGAGGAAAAGTTTGGCTTCAACGAAATCCTCAAA CATGTGAACGAGCTTTCCATGAAGCTGGACGTGGAAGATATCCTTCAGAAGGCTGAAAGCATCTGGTTGCAGATCAACCAGTGTCAG tgtgtgtgtgtgtggcccccGGTGCGTCCTCAGGGCCTGCCTCAGGCCGTGCTCAACATCCTGGCGTCGGACTCTGAAGCTCGCGGTTGCCGCGGCTCCAACCAGCGCGCGGCGTCCTCGGCCGCGCCCATGGCGGGAGCCTTGCATCGAGACAAACGTGCCTGCGCCACCTCCAGCGGACACTTGCGAGCCATGAACTCTCAGAATCTCAGCAAAGTGGCCTTCATGTCCTAG
- the LOC133156510 gene encoding TBC1 domain family member 15-like isoform X2, translated as MAAESSAKVLFEQEGVFMHPCCDEEDKEEDFLVCGSLRIVEKDADVMLEFTPLEDSVDPSHILCAAKDSSSVMEWAQCGSRCPGEPGRRPVENQPSYEAEWDLINATSFKKKSCAAGEGSATGGHERGGRFFSVSLGQLAAVTLQEDPCGDVPSLLFTLKGYSSLPPLHFHQGGSRELLDSLRRVVALSECAEDESRLLISSPDKVLSQSFENLLEDNNFGLVQFRKDPYVTTLGRFSKVTNYIFDAFRGTEEQHQRPPEEVAHLLGEIIPGLEINQQEEPGFEVVTRVDLGTRPQVSRSAPVSADAWNGHQDQDGRLMQVARLQESIFRGGLCHGVRKEAWKFLLGYFPWNSTLDERKSLQRSKTIGWPPVQAVPATRAGSDSGRLPRRCLETHVTAYAARCRRDEYFRMKLQWKSVSEEQERRNCRLRDYRSLIEKDVNRTDRSNRFFEGLDTPGLVLLHDVLMTYCMYDFDLGYVQGMSDLLSPIVFVMENEVDAFWCFVSFMEHMHQNFEEQMQGMKTQLIQLSTLLRLLDPSFCNYLESQDSGYLYFCFRWLLIRFKREFSFHDVLRLWEVMWTGLPCHNFHLLLCCAILDSEKSKIMEEKFGFNEILKHVNELSMKLDVEDILQKAESIWLQINQCQCVCVWPPVRPQGLPQAVLNILASDSEARGCRGSNQRAASSAAPMAGALHRDKRACATSSGHLRAMNSQNLSKVAFMS; from the exons ATGGCGGCCGAGTCTTCTGCTAAG GTTCTATTTGAGCAAGAAGGAGTTTTTATGCATCCCTGTTGTGATGAAGAAGACAAGGAAGAAGATTTTCTTGTTTGTGGTTCACTTCGAATAGTTGAGAAG GATGCGGACGTCATGTTGGAGTTCACGCCTCTTGAGGATTCCGTGGACCCGTCGCACATTTTATGCGCTGCCAAG GACTCCAGCTCGGTCATGGAGTGGGCCCAATGCGGCAGCCGGTGTCCGGGCGAGCCGGGTCGGCGGCCTGTGGAGAACCAGCCGAGCTATGAGGCCGAGTGGGACCTGATTAACGCCACGTCTTTCAAGAAGAAGTCCTGCGCTGCAGGCGAGG GTTCCGCGACGGGCGGTCACGAGCGCGGCGGACGCTTCTTCTCGGTCAGCCTCGGTCAGCTCGCAGCCGTCACGCTCCAGGAGGACCCGTGCGGCGATGTGCCCTCGCTGCTCTTCACACTGAAGGGATATTCATCGCTGCCACCTTTACACTTCCACCAGGGCGGCAGCAGAGAGCTGCTGGACAGCCTGAGGAGAGTCGTCGCGCTCAGCGA GTGCGCGGAGGACGAGTCTCGTCTGCTGATCAGCTCTCCCGACAAAGTTCTGAGTCAGTCCTTTGAGAATCTGCTGGAGGATAACAACTTCGGCCTGGTCCAG TTTCGCAAGGACCCCTACGTGACCACCCTGGGCCGCTTCTCCAAAGTCACCAACTACATTTTCGATGCCTTCCGTGGCACGGAGGAGCAGCACCAGCGCCCCCCGGAGGAGGTGGCCCATCTACTGGGGGAGATCATCCCGGGCCTGGAGATCAACCAGCAGGAGGAGCCTGGCTTTGAGGTGGTCACCAGG GTGGACCTGGGGACGCGACCGCAGGTGTCACGGAGCGCTCCCGTGTCTGCCGACGCGTGGAATGGACATCAGGACCAGGACGGTCGCTTGATGCAAGTGGCCCGGCTCCAAGAGTCCATCTTCAGAGGG GGTCTGTGCCACGGGGTGAGGAAAGAAGCCTGGAAGTTTCTTTTAGGCTATTTTCCCTGGAACAGCACTCTGGATGAGAGGAAAAGTCTGCAGAGAAGCAAAAC GATTGGTTGGCCGCCGGTCCAGGCCGTGCCCGCGACTCGGGCCGGAAGTGACTCCGGCCGGCTCCCTCGCCGCTGTCTGGAAACGCACGTGACCGCGTATGCCGCTCGCTGCCGCAGGGATGAATATTTCCGCATGAAGCTGCAGTGGAAGTCGGTGAGCGAAGAGCAGGAGAGAAGAAATTGCCGGCTTCGAGACTACAGGAGTCTGATCG AGAAAGATGTCAACCGCACGGACAGAAGCAACCGGTTCTTCGAGGGGCTGGACACGCCGGGTCTGGTCCTCCTGCACGACGTGCTCATGACGTACTGCATGTACGACTTTGACCTGG GTTATGTGCAGGGCATGAGCGACCTTCTGTCACCCATTGTCTTTGTCATGGAGAACGAGGTGGACGCCTTCTGGTGCTTCGTCTCCTTCATGGAGCACATG CACCAGAACTTTGAGGAGCAAATGCAGGGAATGAAGACTCAGCTGATCCAGCTCAGTACGCTGCTCAGGCTGCTGGATCCGTCCTTCTGCAACTATCTGG AATCTCAGGATTCCGGTTATCTTTATTTCTGCTTCCGCTGGCTGCTCATCCGCTTCAAGAGGGAATTCTCCTTCCACGACGTCCTCAGGCTGTGGGAG GTCATGTGGACGGGGCTGCCTTGTCACAACTTCCATCTCTTGCTCTGCTGTGCCATTCTGGACTCAGAGAAGAGCAAAATCATGGAGGAAAAGTTTGGCTTCAACGAAATCCTCAAA CATGTGAACGAGCTTTCCATGAAGCTGGACGTGGAAGATATCCTTCAGAAGGCTGAAAGCATCTGGTTGCAGATCAACCAGTGTCAG tgtgtgtgtgtgtggcccccGGTGCGTCCTCAGGGCCTGCCTCAGGCCGTGCTCAACATCCTGGCGTCGGACTCTGAAGCTCGCGGTTGCCGCGGCTCCAACCAGCGCGCGGCGTCCTCGGCCGCGCCCATGGCGGGAGCCTTGCATCGAGACAAACGTGCCTGCGCCACCTCCAGCGGACACTTGCGAGCCATGAACTCTCAGAATCTCAGCAAAGTGGCCTTCATGTCCTAG